The Acidimicrobiales bacterium genome has a window encoding:
- a CDS encoding thiamine pyrophosphate-binding protein translates to MGETVSDHLLERLRQWGVDKVFAYPGDGINGVLAAFGRAGNDPKFIQARHEEMAAFEAVGYAKFSSRVGVCMATSGPGAIHLLNGLYDALLDHVPVVAIVGQTNRSAMGGSYQQEV, encoded by the coding sequence ATGGGAGAGACCGTCAGCGACCACCTCCTCGAGCGACTCCGGCAATGGGGCGTGGACAAGGTCTTCGCCTACCCGGGGGACGGCATCAACGGTGTCCTGGCCGCCTTCGGGCGGGCGGGGAACGACCCGAAGTTCATCCAGGCCCGACACGAGGAGATGGCCGCCTTCGAGGCGGTGGGCTACGCCAAGTTCTCGTCCCGGGTCGGCGTGTGCATGGCCACGTCCGGGCCCGGCGCCATCCACCTGCTGAACGGGCTGTACGACGCCCTTCTCGACCACGTGCCCGTGGTCGCCATCGTCGGCCAGACCAACCGCTCCGCCATGGGGGGCTCGTACCAGCAGGAGGT